One genomic region from Listeria monocytogenes encodes:
- the glmM gene encoding phosphoglucosamine mutase has product MGKYFGTDGVRGVANSELTPELAFRLGRMGGYVLTRHVGEHPRVLVARDTRISGEMLESALIAGLVSVGIEVMRLGVISTPGVAYLTKAQGASASVMISASHNPVDDNGIKFFGSDGFKLSDDQEEEIEQLLDTAEDTLPRPSGEGLGTVSDYFEGKQKYIQYLKQTIENDFNGYHIALDCANGATSGLATHLFADLDADISSMGASPNGLNINDGVGSTHPEALAAFVLDKKADVGLAFDGDGDRVIAIDEIGQIVDGDKIMFICAKYLREQGLLNNNTIVSTVMSNLGFYKGLKELEIEDVQTAVGDRYVVEAMREGNYNLGGEQSGHIIFLDHNTTGDGLLSGIQLINVMKATGKKLSELAAEMKTFPQKLENIRVSDKNHVTDNPKVSKVIDEVEAEMAGNGRVLVRPSGTEPLVRVMVEAATKEETDEYCERISAVVRSEMALND; this is encoded by the coding sequence ATGGGTAAATATTTCGGTACGGATGGAGTTAGAGGTGTTGCAAACTCTGAATTAACACCAGAACTTGCATTCAGATTAGGTAGAATGGGTGGGTATGTTTTAACCCGTCACGTAGGGGAACATCCACGTGTACTTGTAGCTCGGGATACACGTATATCTGGAGAAATGCTTGAATCCGCTTTAATTGCAGGACTTGTTTCTGTAGGGATTGAAGTAATGCGTCTAGGAGTTATCTCCACACCAGGTGTAGCTTATTTAACAAAAGCACAAGGCGCTTCTGCCAGCGTAATGATCTCCGCCAGCCATAATCCAGTAGATGATAACGGTATTAAATTCTTTGGTTCTGACGGCTTTAAATTGTCAGATGATCAGGAAGAAGAAATTGAACAACTTCTTGATACAGCAGAAGATACGCTACCTCGACCAAGTGGTGAAGGGCTTGGGACGGTTAGCGATTATTTTGAAGGTAAACAAAAATATATTCAATACTTAAAACAAACAATCGAAAATGATTTTAATGGCTATCACATTGCACTTGATTGTGCGAATGGTGCAACTTCAGGTCTTGCAACGCATTTATTTGCAGATTTAGATGCGGATATTAGTTCGATGGGAGCTTCTCCAAACGGTTTAAACATCAATGATGGCGTTGGATCTACACATCCAGAAGCACTAGCGGCCTTTGTTTTAGATAAAAAAGCAGATGTTGGCTTAGCTTTTGATGGCGACGGCGACCGTGTTATTGCGATTGACGAAATTGGTCAAATTGTCGATGGAGATAAAATTATGTTTATTTGCGCGAAATATTTACGTGAACAAGGCTTATTAAATAACAACACGATTGTATCCACTGTCATGAGTAATCTAGGTTTCTACAAAGGCTTGAAAGAGCTTGAAATTGAAGATGTACAAACTGCTGTTGGTGACCGTTATGTAGTTGAAGCTATGCGTGAAGGTAATTATAATCTTGGCGGAGAACAATCTGGCCACATTATTTTCTTAGATCATAATACAACTGGTGATGGACTTCTTTCAGGAATCCAATTAATCAATGTGATGAAAGCAACTGGGAAAAAATTATCTGAGCTTGCGGCTGAAATGAAAACATTCCCGCAAAAATTAGAAAATATTCGTGTAAGTGATAAAAACCATGTAACGGATAATCCGAAAGTAAGTAAAGTAATCGATGAAGTAGAAGCTGAAATGGCTGGTAATGGTCGAGTTCTTGTTCGCCCATCTGGTACAGAACCATTAGTGAGAGTGATGGTAGAAGCTGCTACGAAAGAAGAAACAGACGAATATTGTGAACGTATTTCAGCGGTTGTTCGTTCAGAAATGGCACTTAACGATTAA
- a CDS encoding GNAT family N-acetyltransferase yields the protein MNWTIWDKSQKVPYTLLLEADPSEKQIAKYLDKSHVFQLMHDDIVIGIICLFPLNNDQLEIMNIAVSSDYRNQGIGKKLLEKAFDYAIHKHFLKIIVKTGNSSIDQLAFYQKNGFRMQHIIPNYFTENYPNQTITENGIACLDQIILLKEIKS from the coding sequence ATGAACTGGACCATCTGGGATAAAAGTCAAAAAGTCCCGTACACTCTGCTTTTAGAGGCCGATCCTAGTGAAAAACAAATTGCAAAATACTTGGATAAATCCCATGTTTTTCAATTAATGCACGATGATATTGTTATCGGCATCATTTGTCTATTCCCACTAAATAATGACCAACTCGAAATAATGAATATTGCTGTTTCTTCAGATTACAGAAATCAAGGAATTGGTAAAAAACTACTCGAAAAAGCTTTTGATTATGCAATTCATAAACACTTTTTAAAAATCATCGTTAAAACTGGAAATTCTAGTATTGACCAACTTGCCTTTTATCAAAAAAATGGTTTTCGGATGCAGCATATTATTCCAAATTATTTTACTGAAAATTATCCTAATCAAACAATTACCGAAAACGGCATTGCTTGCTTAGATCAAATCATTCTATTAAAAGAAATAAAATCCTGA
- the dacA gene encoding diadenylate cyclase, whose amino-acid sequence MDFSNMSILHYLANIVDILVVWFVIYKVIMLIRGTKAVQLLKGIFIIIAVKLLSGFFGLQTVEWITDQMLTWGFLAIIIIFQPELRRALETLGRGNIFTRYGSRIEREQHHLIESIEKSTQYMAKRRIGALISVARDTGMDDYIETGIPLNAKISSQLLINIFIPNTPLHDGAVIIKGNEIASAASYLPLSDSPFLSKELGTRHRAALGISEVTDSITIVVSEETGGISLTKGGELFRDVSEEELHKILLKELVTVTAKKPSIFSKWKGGKSE is encoded by the coding sequence ATGGATTTTTCCAATATGTCGATATTGCATTATCTAGCAAATATTGTAGATATTCTTGTCGTATGGTTTGTAATTTATAAAGTGATCATGTTAATCCGAGGTACAAAAGCAGTACAATTACTAAAAGGCATTTTTATTATCATTGCAGTCAAACTATTAAGCGGATTTTTTGGTCTCCAAACAGTAGAATGGATTACGGATCAGATGCTTACTTGGGGATTCCTTGCAATTATAATTATCTTCCAACCGGAATTACGCCGTGCTTTAGAAACGCTTGGACGAGGTAATATTTTTACTCGTTATGGATCAAGAATTGAGCGTGAACAGCATCATTTAATCGAGTCTATCGAAAAATCCACCCAATATATGGCAAAACGTCGAATTGGGGCACTGATTTCAGTGGCACGCGATACAGGCATGGACGATTATATTGAAACAGGTATTCCGTTAAATGCAAAAATTTCTTCTCAATTATTAATTAATATTTTTATTCCGAATACACCGCTTCATGATGGAGCAGTTATTATTAAAGGAAACGAAATTGCATCGGCAGCAAGTTACTTGCCACTTTCAGATAGCCCGTTCTTATCCAAAGAACTTGGAACGCGTCACCGGGCTGCACTTGGGATTAGTGAAGTGACAGATAGTATTACGATTGTAGTTTCTGAAGAGACTGGCGGAATTTCCCTAACTAAAGGTGGAGAACTTTTCCGTGATGTGTCAGAAGAAGAGTTACATAAAATTCTTCTTAAAGAACTAGTCACAGTAACTGCAAAGAAACCTTCTATCTTTTCTAAATGGAAAGGAGGCAAAAGCGAATGA
- a CDS encoding extracellular solute-binding protein: protein MKRFKKVGIVSAVLVMALSLAACGGGKDTSKSGSSDEKTLTVSVDAGYKDYVNKIKGDFEKDNDVKVKVVEKDMFETLEALPLDGPAGTAPDVMMSAFDRIGSLGQQGHLAEVKLGNKDDYDEKDQKQVTIDDKIYGAPAIIETLVLYYNKDLLDKAPATFKDLETLSKDSRFAFTSEKGKNTGFLAKWTDFYFSYGLLAGYGGYVFGDEGTNPKDIGLNNKGSVEGITYATKWFQDVWPKGMQDNKSADDFIQDQFVKGKAAAILGGPWSAANYKEAKINYGVAKIPTLNNGKEYSPFAGGKGWVVSNYSKNKDVAQKWLDYVTNQKNQETLYDMTNEVPANLKARDTAKSKNDELTNAVIEQYKNAQPMPNIPEMSEVWTGAENLMFDAASGSKTPQQSADDAVKVIEDNVTQKYTK, encoded by the coding sequence ATGAAGCGTTTCAAAAAAGTGGGAATAGTTTCGGCGGTTTTAGTAATGGCTTTAAGCTTGGCAGCATGTGGTGGCGGAAAAGATACTAGCAAATCGGGCTCATCTGATGAAAAAACATTAACTGTTTCCGTTGACGCAGGCTACAAAGACTACGTTAACAAAATAAAAGGTGATTTTGAAAAAGATAATGACGTAAAAGTAAAAGTTGTCGAAAAAGATATGTTTGAAACATTAGAAGCTCTTCCGCTTGACGGGCCTGCTGGAACTGCTCCAGACGTAATGATGTCCGCATTTGATAGAATCGGAAGCCTAGGTCAGCAAGGGCATTTGGCAGAAGTAAAACTAGGAAATAAAGATGATTACGATGAAAAAGACCAAAAACAAGTAACAATTGACGATAAAATTTATGGTGCTCCAGCTATTATTGAAACTCTAGTACTTTACTATAATAAAGATTTACTCGACAAAGCTCCAGCAACATTTAAAGATTTAGAAACACTTTCCAAAGATTCTCGTTTTGCCTTCACTTCTGAAAAAGGAAAAAATACTGGTTTCTTAGCAAAATGGACTGATTTCTACTTCTCTTACGGACTACTTGCAGGATACGGTGGTTATGTATTCGGCGATGAAGGTACAAATCCAAAAGACATCGGTTTAAACAATAAAGGTTCGGTTGAAGGAATTACTTATGCAACAAAATGGTTCCAAGATGTATGGCCAAAAGGTATGCAAGACAATAAGAGTGCAGATGACTTTATCCAAGATCAATTTGTTAAAGGTAAAGCAGCAGCTATTCTAGGCGGTCCATGGTCAGCAGCAAATTACAAAGAAGCAAAAATTAATTACGGCGTAGCAAAAATCCCGACACTTAACAATGGCAAAGAGTATTCTCCTTTTGCAGGCGGTAAAGGTTGGGTTGTAAGTAACTATTCTAAAAATAAAGATGTAGCTCAAAAATGGTTGGATTATGTAACTAACCAAAAAAACCAAGAAACTTTATATGATATGACAAATGAAGTACCGGCTAACTTAAAAGCTCGTGATACAGCGAAATCGAAAAATGATGAGTTAACTAATGCTGTTATCGAACAATACAAAAATGCGCAACCAATGCCTAATATTCCAGAAATGTCGGAAGTTTGGACAGGTGCTGAAAACTTAATGTTTGATGCAGCTTCTGGTTCGAAAACTCCGCAACAATCAGCTGACGATGCAGTAAAAGTAATTGAAGATAACGTAACGCAAAAATATACTAAATAA
- a CDS encoding sugar ABC transporter permease, giving the protein MKLEQKQIKNVRQATLLSIIPGLGQFYNKQNFKGIVFFALFALFIIEFFAVGLNALIGLVTLGSVPGVDHSLFLMIEGTLQLIVTLLFIGFWFINIFDARRVAMQWNLGETVNRSALAIIKNMLDKGFPYLLTLPAYLVMTFVIIFPVLVTLFMAFTNYDFYHIPPANLIDWVGFKNFFNIFFLSSYRDTFLSVFSWTLIWTICATSLQIVVGVFTAIVANQSFIKGKRLFGVVFLLPWAVPAFITIMSFSNMFNDSIGAINSQVIPLLNHLPFIDINAIAWKTDPFWTKVALISIQGWLGFPYIYVMVTGVLQAIPGELYEAARIDGASAIQRFRKITLPMILFVTAPVFITQYTFNFNNFSIIYLFNEGGPGSVGAGAGSTDILISWIYKLTTGTSPQYAVAAAVTLLISIIVITVSMIAFKKTNAFGNEEMM; this is encoded by the coding sequence ATGAAACTAGAACAAAAACAAATTAAAAATGTTCGTCAAGCGACTTTGTTATCAATCATTCCAGGGCTTGGTCAATTTTATAATAAGCAAAATTTTAAAGGGATTGTTTTTTTCGCACTATTTGCTTTGTTTATCATAGAATTTTTTGCAGTTGGGCTGAATGCACTGATTGGCCTTGTAACACTTGGATCTGTGCCAGGTGTAGACCATTCCTTATTTTTAATGATTGAAGGTACTTTACAATTAATTGTGACATTACTATTTATAGGCTTTTGGTTTATAAATATTTTCGATGCAAGACGCGTGGCTATGCAGTGGAACCTAGGTGAAACTGTTAACCGTTCCGCTCTTGCTATTATAAAAAATATGCTCGACAAAGGTTTCCCGTATTTACTTACACTACCCGCTTACCTAGTGATGACTTTTGTGATTATTTTCCCAGTTCTTGTAACGCTTTTCATGGCATTTACGAACTATGATTTTTACCATATTCCGCCAGCGAACTTAATTGACTGGGTTGGGTTTAAGAACTTCTTTAATATTTTCTTCCTAAGTTCGTATCGGGACACGTTCCTCAGCGTATTCTCGTGGACACTGATTTGGACGATCTGTGCGACTTCTTTACAAATTGTCGTTGGGGTATTTACAGCGATTGTTGCCAACCAAAGCTTTATTAAAGGGAAACGTCTTTTTGGAGTAGTTTTCTTACTTCCTTGGGCGGTACCAGCTTTTATTACGATTATGAGTTTTTCCAATATGTTTAACGATAGTATCGGGGCGATTAATTCACAAGTTATCCCGCTATTAAACCATCTTCCGTTCATTGATATCAATGCGATTGCTTGGAAAACAGATCCTTTCTGGACAAAAGTAGCGCTGATTAGTATTCAAGGTTGGCTTGGTTTTCCGTATATTTACGTTATGGTTACTGGGGTGCTTCAAGCGATTCCTGGTGAACTATACGAAGCAGCTAGAATTGATGGAGCAAGTGCGATTCAACGTTTCCGCAAAATTACATTACCGATGATTTTATTTGTAACCGCACCGGTATTTATTACGCAATATACATTTAACTTCAATAACTTTTCGATAATATACTTATTCAATGAAGGTGGTCCCGGAAGTGTCGGGGCAGGCGCAGGATCAACCGATATCTTAATTTCATGGATTTATAAATTAACAACAGGTACTTCGCCACAATACGCTGTAGCCGCTGCTGTGACGCTTCTTATCTCCATTATCGTTATTACAGTTTCGATGATTGCCTTTAAGAAGACAAATGCCTTTGGGAACGAGGAGATGATGTAA
- a CDS encoding glycoside hydrolase family 65 protein, producing MAQKQLFEIEPWTLRTTKLDKENKRLQESLTSLGNGYMGMRGNFEEGYSGDGHIGTYYAGVWFPDKTRVGWWKNGYPDYFGKVINGLNFIGIEVRLDGEKLDLFVDEVSDFELVLDMEKGVLKRQFTVVKNNKMFRISAERFLSVATKELAVIHYQVEALSPAKVELTSFLDGNVQNEDANYEEMFWQEVEKASSASRGSLVTKTIPNNFGTPRFTVSAVMENKTNAANETNQTKALYAENHFQFDLQENEVAKIEKRVVITTSRDFEEEDILPAGEKILQSLEIKTYEELLTAHVAGWRERWDKADVEVSGDDSAQQGIRFNIFQLFATYYGEDARLNIGPKGFTGEKYGGATYWDTEAFALPMYLSLTDKSVSHNLLKYRHDQLDGAKINAQKIGLDGALYPMVTFTGVECHNEWEITFEEIHRNGAIAYAIYNYTNYTGDDSYLQTDGIEVLTEITRFWADRVHLSDRLDKYMIHGVTGPNEYDNNVSNNWYTNYIAAWTIRYTLENLDAEAKKRLGVTEYEIAKWEDIEHRMYYPFDEKWQIFVQHDTFLDKELRSTDTLKPEDMPINQNWSWDKILRSCFIKQADVLQGLYLFYDDFDFDTKQRNFEFYEPLTVHESSLSPAVHAVLASELGKYDKAVELYKRTARLDLDNINNDTEDGLHITSMAGSWLSIVQGFAGMRVTSGKLSFAPFLPNGWDNYRFKINFRDRLLEVKVEVGQVTVKLCHGEAINLEMYKKNYLLETAVIVEI from the coding sequence ATGGCACAGAAGCAATTATTTGAAATCGAACCATGGACATTACGGACAACCAAACTAGATAAAGAAAATAAACGTTTGCAAGAAAGCCTAACTTCACTCGGTAATGGATACATGGGGATGCGCGGGAATTTTGAAGAAGGATACTCCGGCGACGGCCATATTGGAACTTATTATGCAGGCGTGTGGTTTCCAGATAAAACAAGAGTTGGCTGGTGGAAAAATGGCTACCCAGATTATTTCGGTAAAGTCATTAACGGCCTTAATTTTATCGGAATTGAAGTACGTCTTGATGGTGAAAAACTCGATTTATTTGTAGATGAAGTAAGCGATTTTGAACTTGTTTTAGATATGGAAAAAGGTGTTTTAAAACGACAGTTCACAGTAGTTAAAAATAATAAGATGTTTCGAATTTCAGCGGAACGATTCCTTAGTGTTGCAACGAAAGAACTTGCGGTTATTCACTACCAAGTGGAAGCATTAAGCCCCGCAAAAGTAGAATTAACGTCCTTTTTAGACGGTAACGTGCAAAATGAAGATGCCAACTATGAAGAAATGTTCTGGCAAGAAGTCGAAAAAGCTTCATCGGCGAGTCGCGGTTCACTTGTCACAAAAACTATTCCAAATAACTTCGGAACGCCACGTTTTACTGTTTCTGCGGTGATGGAAAATAAGACCAATGCTGCAAACGAAACAAACCAAACAAAGGCACTTTACGCCGAAAATCATTTTCAATTCGATTTGCAAGAAAATGAAGTAGCTAAAATCGAAAAACGTGTAGTCATTACAACATCTCGTGATTTTGAGGAAGAGGACATTCTTCCGGCTGGAGAAAAAATCTTACAAAGCTTAGAAATAAAAACATACGAAGAACTATTAACAGCGCATGTTGCGGGCTGGCGTGAACGCTGGGACAAAGCAGATGTGGAAGTTTCTGGAGATGATTCCGCTCAACAAGGAATCCGCTTTAACATTTTCCAATTATTTGCGACTTATTACGGCGAAGATGCCAGACTAAATATTGGCCCCAAAGGATTTACTGGTGAAAAATATGGCGGTGCGACATACTGGGATACAGAAGCATTTGCACTACCAATGTATTTATCGCTGACGGACAAATCTGTAAGCCATAATTTACTCAAATATCGCCATGATCAATTGGATGGAGCGAAAATTAACGCGCAGAAAATCGGCCTAGATGGCGCACTGTATCCGATGGTAACTTTTACCGGAGTCGAGTGTCATAATGAATGGGAAATTACATTTGAAGAAATTCACCGTAATGGCGCAATTGCTTATGCGATTTATAATTATACAAACTACACTGGCGATGATTCGTATTTACAAACAGATGGAATCGAAGTATTAACCGAAATCACTCGTTTTTGGGCCGACCGTGTGCATTTATCTGACCGTTTAGATAAATACATGATTCACGGTGTAACAGGACCAAACGAATACGATAATAACGTCAGCAATAACTGGTATACAAACTATATCGCAGCCTGGACGATTCGTTATACGCTAGAGAATTTAGATGCAGAAGCGAAAAAACGTTTAGGCGTGACCGAGTACGAAATCGCAAAATGGGAAGATATCGAGCATCGCATGTATTATCCTTTTGATGAAAAATGGCAGATTTTTGTGCAACACGATACTTTTTTAGATAAAGAGTTGCGTTCCACGGATACATTAAAACCAGAAGATATGCCAATTAACCAAAATTGGTCTTGGGATAAAATTTTACGTTCTTGCTTCATTAAACAAGCCGATGTACTTCAAGGTTTATATTTATTCTATGATGACTTTGACTTTGATACGAAACAACGCAACTTTGAATTTTATGAGCCACTAACAGTACACGAATCTAGCTTATCACCAGCTGTTCACGCGGTGTTAGCTTCAGAACTTGGTAAATATGATAAAGCAGTAGAACTTTACAAGCGAACTGCAAGACTAGATCTTGACAATATTAACAACGATACAGAAGACGGACTGCACATTACCTCTATGGCAGGAAGCTGGTTATCCATCGTTCAAGGCTTTGCTGGTATGCGAGTAACATCTGGTAAGTTAAGCTTTGCACCATTCTTACCAAATGGTTGGGATAATTACCGATTCAAAATTAACTTCCGTGATCGTTTGTTAGAAGTGAAAGTGGAAGTTGGACAAGTAACTGTAAAATTATGCCATGGAGAAGCTATTAATTTAGAAATGTATAAGAAAAATTATTTGCTAGAAACAGCGGTAATAGTAGAAATATAA
- a CDS encoding YbbR-like domain-containing protein produces MDRILNNKWSIRIIALLLAAILFTSVNANNNNATTFSTTSSSDSEVIENVPVKVYYDKTNLYISGIPETVTVTLSGPRSLVQSAKAQQDFTVYADLKNASIGTQEVKLQVKDVSDRLKVKVNPATVNVNVQEKVTKKFSVDVELSKSVVADGYQAGTPIIDPKKVSITGAKDTIEQIAYVKATLESDGKHKSEFTDKATVSVFDSNLNKLDVEVNPQEVEVTVPVEKVGKSVPVKIKQEGTPESDIEISSMTPDKSEVVVVGDDAVLEKIKEIEIPIDVSKIKADTVKEVTVPVPTGAKSVQPTTIEVKIKTVKKSEANNNPTTSDSNNQDTDTTDNNTDDSGDNNTKISKSFSNMQVYMSGLKNTFDAQMITPANGKVSVTITGEKKTVDGIAAKDLSVIANLSKSKAGSYSIPLELNGLPDNVAYVINPRQADFIITDKEASIEVPSKST; encoded by the coding sequence ATGGATCGAATTTTAAATAATAAATGGTCGATTCGAATTATAGCCTTACTACTCGCAGCCATCCTTTTTACATCAGTTAATGCAAATAATAATAACGCCACGACTTTTTCTACGACGTCTTCTAGTGATTCAGAAGTCATCGAGAATGTCCCAGTCAAAGTATATTATGATAAAACGAATTTATATATTTCGGGTATTCCAGAAACCGTTACTGTAACGCTTTCAGGGCCTCGAAGCCTCGTTCAATCTGCTAAAGCTCAACAAGACTTTACCGTATACGCAGATTTGAAAAATGCCTCCATTGGCACGCAAGAAGTAAAACTACAAGTGAAAGATGTATCTGACCGCCTAAAAGTAAAAGTGAATCCAGCAACAGTCAACGTAAATGTACAAGAAAAAGTAACGAAAAAATTCTCTGTTGATGTAGAATTGAGCAAATCAGTCGTTGCAGATGGTTATCAAGCTGGAACACCAATCATTGATCCTAAAAAAGTCTCTATTACTGGTGCAAAAGATACTATCGAACAAATTGCTTATGTAAAAGCAACACTCGAAAGTGATGGCAAACATAAATCCGAATTTACCGATAAGGCCACCGTCTCTGTTTTTGATAGCAATTTGAACAAGCTAGATGTAGAAGTAAATCCGCAAGAAGTGGAAGTGACCGTGCCAGTTGAAAAAGTCGGAAAGTCAGTTCCAGTGAAAATTAAGCAAGAAGGCACGCCGGAAAGTGATATTGAAATTTCTAGCATGACTCCCGATAAGTCAGAAGTGGTAGTTGTCGGTGATGATGCGGTCCTTGAAAAAATTAAAGAAATTGAAATTCCAATTGATGTTTCTAAAATCAAAGCAGATACCGTCAAAGAAGTGACTGTCCCAGTTCCAACTGGAGCCAAATCAGTCCAACCAACGACGATAGAGGTGAAGATTAAGACCGTAAAAAAGTCTGAAGCAAATAACAATCCAACAACCTCAGATAGTAATAACCAAGACACAGATACAACGGATAACAACACTGATGATTCAGGAGATAACAATACAAAAATATCCAAGTCATTTTCTAATATGCAAGTGTACATGAGTGGGTTGAAAAATACTTTTGATGCACAAATGATAACTCCTGCAAATGGAAAAGTATCTGTGACGATAACTGGAGAGAAGAAAACAGTAGACGGAATTGCGGCGAAAGACTTGAGTGTGATTGCCAATCTGAGTAAAAGCAAAGCAGGAAGTTACAGTATTCCACTAGAATTGAATGGCTTACCGGACAATGTTGCCTATGTTATTAACCCTAGACAAGCTGATTTCATTATTACGGATAAAGAGGCATCAATTGAAGTACCTTCCAAAAGCACATAA
- a CDS encoding DUF1189 domain-containing protein, which yields MKKIPFIIQYVKSTLGPTAIFEGRKVLKFWQMVIVFIFLNALLLLPVSAHFANQSSFDLPSLMPKMATLGTDQLASKISGLTLENGALTDKNAHIVEKTVNGVAGVNLTKAELSGAKNVINFKDQEMTLTDASGYNFEVSYPKDATLSEITSGESLVDWVSAQWYLENQAFVFLSMVLMIGSIIFVSSLMLTVFTTLFIWMTKRSSFSSIASFKESVNLTLNALGIPVIAACIIGFIYFDITIIMAVQSLGMVLMIAWTFLKTRFYKTSEKSMAASR from the coding sequence ATGAAAAAAATTCCGTTTATCATTCAATATGTAAAAAGCACGCTTGGACCAACAGCGATTTTCGAAGGTCGGAAAGTACTGAAATTCTGGCAAATGGTCATCGTGTTTATTTTCTTAAATGCGCTCCTATTGCTTCCTGTTTCCGCGCACTTTGCCAATCAGTCAAGCTTTGATTTACCAAGTTTAATGCCAAAAATGGCGACGCTGGGAACGGATCAATTGGCGTCAAAAATTAGTGGGCTGACGCTCGAAAACGGGGCGTTAACCGATAAAAATGCGCACATCGTTGAAAAAACAGTGAATGGTGTTGCTGGTGTGAATTTAACGAAAGCAGAACTTAGTGGAGCGAAGAATGTAATTAATTTCAAAGACCAAGAAATGACGCTTACAGATGCGAGTGGTTACAATTTTGAAGTAAGCTATCCAAAAGATGCTACCTTAAGCGAAATAACGTCTGGCGAGTCGCTCGTTGATTGGGTGTCGGCGCAGTGGTATTTGGAAAACCAAGCATTTGTTTTCCTATCGATGGTGCTGATGATTGGTTCTATTATTTTCGTTAGCTCACTCATGTTAACCGTATTTACGACACTTTTCATTTGGATGACAAAACGGAGCAGTTTTTCAAGCATTGCTTCTTTTAAAGAATCAGTAAATTTAACGCTAAATGCACTGGGAATTCCAGTGATTGCGGCTTGTATTATCGGCTTTATCTACTTTGATATTACGATTATTATGGCTGTTCAGTCGCTCGGAATGGTGTTAATGATAGCATGGACATTTTTGAAAACAAGATTTTATAAGACTAGTGAAAAAAGTATGGCTGCTAGTCGCTAA
- a CDS encoding sugar ABC transporter permease — protein sequence MRDFMKDQRTTKFLTQFFTYLFLTVLTIIILYPILITASSAFKPGNIAAFTLEWSDSWTLNNFTRLFNETLYLDWYKNTLIIAVVTMIMQVTIVTLAGYTYSRYRFKGRKNSLIFFLIIQMVPTMAALTAFYVLAMLLGALDQYWFLTLIYIGGGIPMNTWLMKGYFDTVPRDLDESAKLDGAGHFRIFAQIILPLVRPMIAVQALWAFMGPFGDFLLAKFLLRTPENLTIAVGLQTFIANPQQQKVALFAAGAILAALPICLLFFFLQKNFVSGLTAGGTKG from the coding sequence ATGAGAGACTTTATGAAAGATCAGCGGACAACAAAGTTTTTAACACAGTTTTTCACGTATTTGTTTTTAACCGTACTAACGATTATTATTTTGTATCCGATTCTAATAACTGCATCTTCTGCCTTCAAACCAGGGAATATCGCGGCGTTTACGCTTGAGTGGTCGGATAGCTGGACGCTGAATAACTTTACAAGATTATTTAATGAAACGTTATATCTTGATTGGTACAAAAATACACTGATTATCGCGGTTGTAACGATGATTATGCAAGTAACGATTGTGACACTTGCCGGTTATACATATAGCCGTTACCGTTTTAAAGGTCGTAAAAATAGCTTAATTTTCTTCCTTATTATTCAAATGGTGCCAACAATGGCAGCCCTAACAGCTTTCTACGTGTTAGCAATGCTACTAGGTGCGCTTGATCAATATTGGTTCTTAACATTGATTTACATCGGTGGTGGGATTCCAATGAACACATGGCTGATGAAAGGGTATTTTGATACTGTGCCGCGTGATCTGGATGAATCCGCCAAACTTGATGGCGCAGGACATTTCCGGATTTTCGCTCAAATCATCTTGCCACTTGTTAGACCGATGATTGCGGTTCAAGCTTTATGGGCGTTTATGGGACCGTTTGGGGACTTCCTACTTGCGAAATTCCTACTTAGAACCCCAGAAAACTTAACGATTGCGGTAGGACTTCAAACGTTTATCGCCAACCCACAACAACAAAAAGTAGCCTTATTCGCAGCGGGTGCCATTTTAGCCGCGCTACCAATTTGTTTACTGTTCTTCTTCTTACAAAAGAATTTTGTTTCTGGCTTAACTGCCGGTGGAACAAAAGGATAA